The following nucleotide sequence is from Apium graveolens cultivar Ventura chromosome 4, ASM990537v1, whole genome shotgun sequence.
AAAAGCCTGATGATGATCAATTTGATGATGCACTGTCTCAAGCTTCCAGAACAGGTTCTGCTGTTTGACAAAACATTTTATTTACTCTCCTGAATCTTCAGAGATTAGAAGCTTTCTGCACAGTTTCAAAATGCAGGATATATAATATCATACAGATTGCAAGAGTTGGAAATGTGTGATGTATTTGTAAGTAGAGTGTGATAGGTAACATCTGATGTGATAGTGAGCCACACTTGACGTTCATTGTATGTCTTGCCTGTGTTTTTTTAGTTCTATGTGAAAAATTCGCACATTATCTTCCTGTATAGTAATTAGTTGCAGCTCTTTCAGCTGAATTTTATTGCTGCGGTTGTTTAGGTTTTTTTCAAGAGGTAGTCTTTACAACTGTATATTGTTATTCAAAATCCCATTTTATTGTTGCAGTTGTCTTGGTTAGCAAGACAAAGTACACACATCTCTAAATTTTGTTATATTTTCAAGATAATCTTGTAACACGTTACAAGGTTAATGCCTTCCAATTTTTCTCCCACACAAATCCCAATCCCACATATCGTGATGAATAACTCTAATTCAAAAAATTTCTTCTTAAAAAACTTGCACTCATGTTTTATTTCCCCTCTTACTTTTGACCTTTAATTTTGTTTAGTAAAGTTTCATTCTAGTCGTTCAACCAAATGCAGAACAGAAGTGGTCTCAGAAATTAGATGGATTTTTTTCCTTCTGAAAGCATTTCTAATCGGCCATAGATGACATTTCTAATTGGATACTTCCACAGAAAAGCCGGTTAATTTTCAAGGAAATGTAGGTAAATCATGAAAAAAACTGCAGTACAAACAAAGCAGAAACAATAAATCACGTTATTATCACGGAAGGATGAAACAAACTGGAATCAGAACTTTTAAACGATAGATATGAGATTAGAAGATACTTGAGAATCTAGTTTCTTTTCCTTAACATGCCGATTTTCTTGACCTTTAAGTTCTTCAGCTGCAAAGTCAAATGAGGGATAAGGGATACATTGTTATATGATACAAGAGAAATGCAAATAAATCCTACTACCCTAGTATAAACCAAAATATTCGAAATACCTAAAGAAAAGTGTAGGCCATGAGCACTAGCTAATTTTACCTTGGTCTTCTGGTGTCTCTGGACACTAGAAAAATCATCAACTCCAAACTTCCTCTGTAGTAGTTGAGAAACTTGTGTAGTATTAGCTATAATAGCAGTAAAGTTCAAATAGGATTATCTTAAATTGTAACTGTTATAATAGAAGCGTAAACCATTCTATAGGCCATTAAGCCTAAATATAACTAAGATTCTAAATAGCTCAGtataaaaactaaaaactaataGGTCTAATGGCAACGTTTGTGTTCTCCGTTTCAGAATTAGGAACTGGAAATATGAAGTGAATTAGTCAATATGTGTGTTAAACCATGATTAGTTATGATGTGTGTTAAACCATGATCAGTTACTTGGTTTCCagagtttgtattttgtattgttaCTTCTGGAATCTGAGCCTTGAAATGGAAAATTATATTTCCATGTGTAAACAGATATATGGAACTATTCTGGCCACCAAATTAAAGTGGCATTTAAGCTTGCAATTTGAAAGAATATTATGGGAAAAAAAGGAATAAATGACATTTGATGGAGAATCAATATTATGACAAGACGGGTATAGTTGGCCCCAATTCACAAACTTCACTCTAAAGACAAGCTATGAAGTGACCTATTCAAATTCAATGAGAACTGCTGGCAGAATAAATTATTACTATTAATTAAAGAAGACAAATAATTTAAGACTAGGGGTAATAAAAAAATTGAACCTTGTCTGGTAGTTTCTGCAGATTGTCGGGATCAATATGATGATGGCCTTGACTAGTTTTCCCATCATCTTTTCTAGTACCACTGTCCTTTTGATGGTGTCTGCGTGTATGAACCATACTCTTGTCCTTGTCTCTAATTTCGCGTTTCACATGTTTTTTGTTGACTACGAAGTCACCATTCAAATCATACATCTTTCTACCAGTTCCTTTCTCAGCCTGGTGAACATCATGATGAGTGGTTCAGCACAATACATACATAATTTGTTGCATAATTACAGCTCGCAGTTGCAGAAAATTGGGATACTGTTTTGTAGCTATTTTTCTTTTTGGTGGTGGGCCAAGTGGCAAATTACAATTTCGTATGTATATACAATATTGAAATGCATTCTATTTAGAATACAGGCATGCACTAATAAAAGGGTAGCCTCCTCCAACTTGAGATCTGCTGCATGATAGTGGCTTATGTAACATCCCAGTCCCATATCGAGTAGATTTGagacttctgttcagtttataagacaaagtactactactatgtgcaccaacaaatcatgatcttttgggggcatgtggtgggcttgttgtttacccaagttggctgcatttgggaagtatgcttcggcttatttcggactcggaatcgggacttgacccggttttcgaaaaaggctcggaatttgacccgggttgtcacaaCTTACTACTTTGTTCTGTCTTTCTTCTGTCTGAGGTAAATGATGAGAATTACGACCCAAAAACAAAGATAAGTTGGATGACTTACATAAGACAGGTCACCATATGTTGTTTCCCGCATCTTGAAGACTTCACCGAGAATACCCATGTCAAATGGTTGCAAGTCCGGGTGTCTATTCTCCACGCACCGGAAAAGTTGATCCAGTTCCATCCCTTCACCTTTCTCGATTTTTGCTTCTTCAACGACATTGTGAAGATATCGAGTCTCTCTACAGGACATAGCCATTTGCAAAAGAACTCGTGATGGAGCCAGAGATTACATTGCTTAATCAGATCTACAGAACAAAGATAAGTTGGATGACTTACATAAGACAGGTCACCATATGTTGTTTCCCGCATCTTGAAGGCTTCACCGAGAATACCCATGTCAAATGGTTGCAAGTCCGGGTGTCTATTCTCCACGCAGATGCATTCCGGAAAAGTTGATCCAGTTCCATCCCTTCACCTTTCTCGATTTTTGCTTCTTCAACGACATTGTGAAGATATTGAGTCTCTGATATCTCTACAGGACATAGCCATTTGCAAAAGAACTTGTGATGGAGCCAGAGATTACATTGCTTAATCAGATCTACAGAACCACCAAGTTCTCTAGTTCCTAGAGTCCCAGTAAAAGACTCTGTTAGATAAACATGGGTGTCCAAACAACGAAGAAGGATACAAATATTATAGAAAGCACACACCTCTTATAGCTTAGGTGCCATTTTTACAATTATAAAGTAACACAAGCCTCGTAAGTCGTAAACAATCCCAAAAGTAAAACTTTCTGCATGCGCTTAGCCGCTTACAGAACAATGACAAAGGAAATGCAACAATGAGAAACACCAAAATCATATGGTCTACACCCAAAACACCAAAATCATATGGTCTACACCCAAAACACCATGGGATTAGAATTTCAACTAAAATGCTAAACTGAGAAAGATTTAAGCTCATAAGTCTGGATCTCTATATCTCTATTTACACATGACTTATGTAACAAATTTATAACTGATAACTCAAAATTGTTAAGTTGCCACTTACCAGTTCTCCTTTTTAAGGTAAGTATCAAACAAAGCTTATGCAAATTTTGAAATGCAAGAGGGAGTTTGAGATTATGGAAATGAAAACCATGTTGTCAAAGAATATGGAAGTAGATAGGTCCATTggcaatcaaatcaaacttctTAGTGGGAATTTAATAGCCAAAGAGTGCTTAGTAAACCTTTAGTCACTTCTCTGAAAAGGTGTAAATGCAAAATTTTATCACTTGAGGCTGAAGATAATAAAAATCTTTTAAAAGTGACATTTGCAGGGTTGATCAATCTGCTGCATGTTGTGGGCCAAAAGAAAAGGCATGAAAAATGAAAATGATGAAAATGTTTAAAATGCTTTTTTGGCCAAGtttaataatcaaaacaggaAGGAAAATCCCTCATATGCAACGATTTTCATAAGATTGTTCACGCGGAATATAATCATCGACATAAGGAAAATcaattttttaaaacaaattgttatgtttattataAATCCTAACCTTCTGAAAATTAGTTTATATTTATATAAGATTAGTGGGATATATTTATTGTTGTCACGGAGGTCGACTAGCTCGTCGACTAGTCGGTTTGAGAAAGTCGACTAGAGAGCTCGACTTGCGATTTGTCGACTAGTCGGTCGATTTGGTAGACTAGTCGGACGACTAGTGCAAAATCCAATTGAAATTTAAAAcaaaaaagaaattaaaaaaaaacctAATAACCTACTCCACATCAGCAAAAATCAACATGCTAATTTCAACTTACATATCTTACGTGGGTGTGTTTATGCGTGTATAAATTGATTAAAACTGATTATACATGTAGTATAATATGTTTATATATTTGTATAGTTAGCTTATCGATGTGAGTATGTAGAAGGAAAAAAAAGATTGTGGGTAACATATCTATTTTGTGATTGATATACATATGAATATGAGCTTGGGAATTTTAGACTTTTATTGTGGTAACGCACGTATATAagatatatattattatatactCCATCCGTCCCAATTTATATGTCTTGTTTGATTTTTTACGGTCAAATTGACCCAACTTTGACCGAAAATTTCATATGGTATAATATCGAAAatacttataaaatttatatcattaaaaagtatgtttaatctacttttatatgtatattttaatttttcaaaataatgaaagaatgagtttttatttacgatcaaagttgagtcaatttgaccattaaaagtcaaacaagacagataaattgggacggagggagtattatttatttgattattaaTAATTTGTCGACTAGTCAACGACTATTCGACTAGTCGACAAGCTAGACCTCCATCGATTCGACTTATCGACGTGACAATCATGGATATATTGTTCAACACAAATTGTGAAGATCAGCTAAGATTAGCTATTTTTTCGTGGAATTTGTTTATGTACAAGCTACATAAATGCTCATTTATGCAATAAAAAGCATCAGTTGCTTTGTTTTACTTTTTAGCATACATCACTCATTTTTTTTGAAACTTTACTAGAATTATATCCAATCACTTTCCACAAGGTCACAGCTTTccaatattatttaaaattgatagCCCATGAGTTATCATTCCATCGTTTAAATGTAGGAATGGAAAGGAATTTTTTTGATACCATTGATAATATGAAAACTGAACACTcgacatacatatatataaataactTCAAAAGGCCCTTAAAATCAAAAGGCTTGATACCATGTTAGGTTACATGTTTTATTATCTATGATAAAATCAAAGGAGATATATGGCATGGAGATAAATATCCTATCAAATTAAAGATGAAAAGGAAATATGAGCAAGAAATGCATCATGTCATGGCTACTTTGAACCTGGCCAGTAGCTATAGTTAAACATCACCAAAATCCAAAAACAAAAAATCATTGGAGTAAGTTGTTCACAAATCTGATGTCAAAATTTTTGAGATATTTAAATAtcttaattttaaattaataagaCTGGTAGGTAAAAAATATTCTAACAATGCTAATGATATCAATTTACCATAATATCTTTCCAAATGAATAAAAAAAAGTTAACAACTTATTTATTATACTTTATCTAATGAATATCATATTTCAATACAAGGGGAAAATGTATTTTCTTATaatgcaaagaaaaataaaataaaatgtttaaGAGAACTAGTATTCGGTACTGGAATATAACAATATTtgataaaattcaaaaaaaatagagtattaaatttattatgatttgaCCCCATATGTCCTATAATATGTATTTTTAAGAAGTTAGGTGCATGTCACAGGGACTGCCTGAATAGGGTTATATATGTATACGTTTGTTGCTGAATCATCTGGTTCCAAATTTTTAAGTGAATCATTCGGCAATATATGATTCGATCTGATCTAAATAAGTTGGATGACAAAAATGAGTcaaaaaaataattcaatataaCAGTGCTAGCGGCAAACAGATGGCCCCAGATGATGTTGCTTAAATGTGTTATGTGTAAGTGATAGTCTTTTTAAGACATACTTCAAATCTTCAACTGATTATTTAACATcagatgatatattaaatcacaTACTTTGATATATCACCGATTATAAACCACACGAGATAGACTTCCCATCGTGAAGCTCTGATATACAGTGACAACATAACCATCACCAAGTGAAAAAACAATTAAAAAAGATCAAACAACAAATATTGGAAAAATGGTACAACCTCCAAAGAATCACATCCaattataaaattaagaaatatATAGTATGTAGACCATATAGGTGCAAGTGCAACTAATAAGTGCACAAAATGATGAAGGGGACAAGGGGTCCATAGTTAAGGTCTTAAGGATTTTTGAACTCCTCCCGAAATTAATTTCTAGAAGTAATGTTAGAGGTACGACTGATAATGTGGTAGTAGGCCATGTATAATCGAAACAGGTAGGTTATATAGGGGAAATTAAGTAATTACGCATCGGTACCGGCAGATCATCATTTGGTAAATGTTTTGGAATCTCTAACACGATCTAAAAAAGACAGATTCTAATAGGAAAGATATAATATAAGTGATCATCAACTCAAATCTGATCAATAACATGATAGATCACAAGAGTTTATGTCAAAAAATATAATTTGAAAAGTAGGTAATAACTAGATACAAGAAAACATGTCCCAAGTGAAATCTACTTCAATTATAATCTTACTCCTTTACGAACTATTATGCAATGTACTTTATAACATAATCATAGAGTGACagaaatataattaaattacCTCCCCTAAACTTTGTGTCTCTGATATAGATGCATTTACTAGGAAGTATTATAAAAGGAGGGGGAAGTCAACATAGTAATGGGAAGGAGATCAATTTAATAAAGGCAATAAATCACCAGGAGTATTAACAATAGGGACATCCAGACTTATTAGTTATTTCCTGTTTTATTTTATTCTGTTTTCCAAATAATTATCCTATAATTTAGGATCTGTGTTCCTGTTTTTACGCAACCTATATGTAGCCTATATAAAGGCCTTTAGAGAGGAAGAAGAAATTAAGTTTTATTCTCTGGAAATTAAGTCTCAAAAAGGGGCTCTGTCAAGGACGAGTCTTGCTGAGAACAATTCACCATAACTTCACATACGAATTCTCTCGTATCTAGACTTGTGACTAGATCCTACGCTCAGGCACATAACAGGCACATAACATCTTGGTATCAGAGCCATCCATCATGGGTGATGCGGAAAGTTTAGCGAGTAAACTGGATGTGTTTATGGAACAAATGGCTACCCGACAGCGTGCACTGGAAGAGCAGATGGCAGAGTTGTCAATATCGGTTAAAGGGAAAGGGAAAGATGTTGATAAAGACAGCGGGGGAGAGCAACACAGCAGAATTCATGGCAGTAGAGGAAGTTCAGGTAATAGAAATCCGAATGATTCACAGTCAGGAGGTTTTATGGTACCTCGATACTCTAAGATGGAATTTCCTACgtatgatggcactggagatccttTGGGATGGCTAAAAAGATGTGAAAAATTTTTTATCAACCAAAAGATTGCTGAAGAAGATAAGGTGGGACTACTTTCCTTCCACTTATTAGGTGAGGCACAACTTTGGTTTGATCAAATTGAACAGGAGGAGACAGATATGAACTGGGAGAGATTTAAAGAATGTTGTCATGTGCGATTCGGGCCCCCTATGAGTAGTAATCCTCTTGGCGAGTTGGCCAATTTCAAACAAAATGGATCTGTTGAAGATTATCAACGCCAATTCCAGTCGTTGTTGGCCAGAACTTCAGATCTTAACCCGCGTCAACAAGTAAATCTTTTTACTGCTGGTTTAAAAGAGGAGTTGAGAATTGATATTGAGTTACAACAACCAGGGAATCTTGGTATTGCCATGAATATGGCTCGAGCATTAGAAAGGAAACAATTAGTGTCACACGGAATCTTAACCTCACGTGTCAATGGAAGCTGGTCCACTCCTAAATCCAACAATAATGAATCTATTTTCTCATCTAACAAGAATGCAAACACCAAAAGTGGGGAACAATTCCGGAAGCCTAATAGCAGTAGCAATCGAACGAACACTTCAACACCTTTTGTCAAGAGGCTAACGCGAGCAGAGATGGCGGAAAGAAGGGCTAAGGGACtgtgctataattgtgatgaatcCTATAAACAAGGGCACAAATGCAAAAGGTTATTCTGGATTGAGGTTCCTGATGATGATAGTGAATCAGAAGAAGACAAAGCAAGTGACCTTGAGATCTCTTTGAATGCCATCAGAGGAACACGAAATTCGCCCATTATGCAGCTATTGGCAGAAGTACGTGGTGTTACGGTTTCTGTGTTGGTCGATTCGGGAAGCACACATAACTTTCTGCGTGAGGGCTTACTTTTAAACTTGGGTCTAGAAATATGGAAAAGACCAGGATTACAAGTTTGTGTGGGGAATTTCTTTGATGACATTAATTTATAGCAAAAAATGGGTTCAACATATGCAACATGTGAAATTAGTTTTTGAACTCTTGCGCTCTAATGTGTTGTTTTTAAAGAAATCTAAGTGTTCCTTTGGCGAGTCAAATGTAAATTATCTGGGACATATCTTTCACGGAGAGGGAGTTGAAGTTGATACAACAAAAATCAAGGCCATCACAGATTGGCCAACACCTCAATCAACTAAGGCTTTACGGGGTTTTCTAGGGCTGGCCGGTTATTACAGGAAATTCATCAAAGATTACGGACTACTGGCTGCACCATTAACTAGTTTACTAAAGCAAAATTCTTTCAAGTGGATTACTGAAGCAAACACTGCTTTTAATCACTTAAAGACCTCTCTCAACAGCCCCTATTTTGAAGTTACCAGACTTCAAAGAGGAATTTGTGGTCGAATGTGACCTTTCTGGAAGCGGATGTGGGGCTGTATTGCAACAAACAGGTCATCCAGTAGCTTATTTCAGCCGCAAAATAGTTGACCGCCATCTGAAATTGGCTGCATACGAGCAAGAATTGATTGGATTGGCAAAAGCAATAGCTCATTGGAGACCCTATCTTTGGGGCAGACACTTCCTTGTTCGGACTGATCATTTCAGTCTTAAATATTTGTTAGAGCAGTGCATTACCACATCACCACAACAACATTGGATCAGCAAGCTAATGGGATTCGATTTTCGAGTGGAATTTAAGGCTGGAAAGTTAAATAAGGCTGCTGATGCCTTGTCTAGATGTGAGGAACACTCCCGACTCACGGCAATTTCTCTTCCTCGAGTTGAAATCCTCAATGCAATTCGACAAGAAATATCTACCTCACAAGATTTACAACAATTGCAAAGACGCATTGTGCAAGGGGAGTTAGGGGCTGAATGGAATGTAAAGGATGGACTAATTTTCTTCAAGCGTAAAGTATATCTTTTACCCACCTCTTCGATTATCTCAACTCTGATTTCAGCTATTCATGATATGGCTCATGAAGGTGGACAAAAGACGATACAACGTATTAATCAGGATTTCTATTGGAAGGGCATGAAACGTGTTGTTTTAGAGTTTATACAAAATTGTGTGATTTGTCAGCGCCACAAGTGGCAAAATCTACAACCTGCAGGATTACTTCAACCTCTTACAGCCCCGCAACAGGTATGGGCTGATATTTCCATGGACTTTGTGGAAGGATTACCTAAGGTTCGAGGTAAATTTGTCCTTATGGTGGTTGTTGACCGACTTTCCAAGTATGCTCATTTTTTTCCGTTGGCTCATCCATTTATGGCTATATCTGTTGCTACTACCTTCTTTGCAGAGGTGTTTCGCCTCCACGGACTACCCGAATCAATAGTCTCGGATCGTGATAAGGTTTTTCTAAGTTTGTTTTGGAAAGAGTTATTTCGTCTAAGTGGTTCTAAGCTAGCTTTTTCTACAGCTTACCATCCTCAATCAGACGGTCAAACAGAGGTGGTTAATCGAACGATTGAAATGTGCCTACGTTGTTTGACAAGTGATCGACCTCAACAATGGGTTGATTGGCTACCTTGGGCCGAGTATTGTTATAATACCTCTTATCACACTTCTTTGGGAACCACTCCTTTTCAGCTCGTTTATGGCAGATCGCCTCCTCGATTACTTTCTTATTCAGCTGGTTCTACACGAGTTAATGCAGTGGATAAAGCTCTGCTGGAGAGGGATGCAGTACTGAAGGCTGCTCGTGATAAGCTTTTACAAGCTCAATAACGAATGAAAAACACTTATGATTCTGGTCATCGGGAGTTGAGTTTTGCAGTTGGAGATTGGGTCTGGCTTCGCCTTCAGCCATATCGTCAGTTAACAATAGCACGAAAAAAGTATCATAAACTCCTTCCAAAATATTTTGGCCCTTTTAAAATTACAGCCACCATAGGACCTGTGGCTTACAAACTTGAGCTTCCAGCTGGTAGTAGAATACACGATGTGTTCCATGTGTCTCTTCTCAAAGAGTACAAGGGTCCTCCTCCGGAAGTTGTGACTAATTTACCTCCTGTAGTTGATGGGAAAAGTTTGCCAACACCCCATACTGTTATCCGTAGCAAGTTTAATAGGGGCCAACGTGAGCTGCTAGTACATTGGACAGGTTGTTCCAGCGAAGATGCAACATGGGAGCCATTTGAACACTTCCAAGCAGCCTACCCCCTACCCAGAATTTAAGCTTGAAGACAAGCTAAAAGACGCGATGGGGAGTGATGATATAGATGCATTTACTGGGAAGTATTATAAAAGGAGGGGGAAGTCAACATAGTAATGGGAAGGAGATCAATTTAATAAAGGCAATAAATCACCAGGAGTATTAGCAATAGGGACATCCAGACTTATTAGTTATTTCCTGTTTTGTTTTATTCTGTTTTCCAAATAATTATCCTATAATTTAGGATTTGTGTTCCTGTTTTTACGCAACCTATATGTAGCCTATATAAAGGCCTTTAGAGAGGAAGAAGAAATTAAGTTTTATTCTCTGGAAATTAAGTCTCAAAAAGGGGCTCTGTCAAGGACGAGTCTTGCTGAGAACAATTCACCATAGCTTCACATACGAATTCTCTCGTATCTAGACCTGTGACTAGATCCTACGCTCAGGCATACGCTCAGGCACATAACAGTCTCGCTATCCATCAAACCAACCAAGAACACTAAAAAGAAGAATTAGCTAGCAGTCATAttctttaaaaatataaaataaatcaaaaatcatATAATCACTCAAAATATCAATTCAAGTATATAGCGGCTTAGAGATTTTCAACAAAATGTCCGAAACATCTCAAAATTTAATGACATGTAGACCAAAGTAGCTATACAAGAAGGTTGCAACTTGTATTCGCAATTCGCAAAATGTCGTTGGTCCTTATTTAAATCGGGTAGAGTTAAAGAAACTAAATTTTACCCTATGCTCTATAAGGATTAATCTCGAAAACAAACAAGTGTAAACGTTGCAACAATAATTACAAGATTTTCGAGTAATACAAGAATTACAAAATATGGTATAGACAATCAGAATACGATGATAATATAAATCTTTAATCTTCAAAACATGTGTGTCTGGTAAGAATGAAGTTGATACCTGGAAGATCAATGGCGGCTAGTGACAAGCTTGTTTTAgttctgttctttctgtttctgtCTGATTTTAATAAATACAGTACAGTTGTTTTGTTTGTGGTGTCTAACTAAATAGTCTAAAGGAGGATCTCTTTTAAATatcctcatatatatatatatatgttttaaatCTCGTGCGATATAtggatatttttttatacagtttgattttttaatttaattaattgaaaCTTTTTAATATTAAATCACTAATTTGAATTGAATTGATATTGCAATTTGGTTGAAAATGGGTTAGGCCCAAAAGGTGCCCTGCTCGGCCCGGCCCATATTCAATTTGCTCTTTCAGTTCCCTACTGAAATTTGATAACAATATTTGCTGCAGGTGTCCCCTTGTTTGAATTATTTCTCTGAAAATAATTGAATCTAACAAATGATTTATCAAGAAATATATATGTGTAagtattcaaaaataaataattgtcTATGCAAACCATTTTCATTTATGTTGTTCTAGGTTTTTTATTGAACTTTTTAATGGCAGGACTCTGTCATGACCGGAGAACATTACTAGCATTTTGATGAAAAGGCATTATGTCATGAGGTACTCGTACTACATTTGTAAATCAGTTTGTTGAATTTATCGGTGACAATATGCATATTATGTATTTATATAGAGCAAATGATGAAGATCTTGCTTTCCCAGCTCAGAACAGGCAGGTGTTGGAAAACTAAAACTGTTATCAATGTATCTAAAAGAAGTAAACTATTCTCGAGGTAGTAGAGTTGTGATGGTTAACTGGTTGGATGATGACAGACTTGGGTTGCTTGAAAAGTGATCTGCTTGAAGCAAATATCTCTCCATGAAAAAACCAGGTTGCTTAGGCTGAGGCAGTTTCATATTACTGCTTAacatcagaaccacctgtgacatgACTGGTCTGTCCTTTGGATCATGTTGAACGCACAATAATCCAATCTGAATCACCCGAAAGACTTCTAAATACTCACTGGCCTCCAAGATCACGCCATCATCAATAAGTTGCAACAGTTTGTCTTGTTTGTAACTCATCCATGCCTGAAATTTAATTTTGTCCATCAGTGGTAGAAAAAGAAATAGCAGAAGGAATGTTATAATATAAACTCATACTCACATGCCCTAAAAGGTTTAAGTTGTGATCAGGATGACTGAATAATCTGTTTTTCACTCCACTGACTATCTCTACTAGTAAAACGCCAAAGCTGTAGACATCAGATTTAACAGAAAATTGTCCATCGATAGCATACTCCGGGGACATGTAACCACTGCGAGATATAAATGGATATCAATAATCAAATATGATGCCAAGGAAACAGTAAAATGCAAAGTTGTAGAAACTCTTACTATGTCCCAACAACTCTTGAAGTATTTGCTTCAGTTTCATTTCCTCCAAAACTTCTTGCCATGCCAAAGTCTGAAATCTTTGGATTCATATCTTGATCGAGTAATATGTTACTGGCTTTGAGATCTCTATGTATAATTCTTAGCTTTGAATCTTGATGAAGATATAGAAGTCCCCTAGCAATGCCAGTTATTATATTGAATAGCTTCGGCCATTCCATTGTGTTTCTTACGTTATTATCTATTCATATGTCATCAAATTAGCCTACTTGTCTGTATATGAAGATAAAATCAGAAAAAAGAGCATAACATATGCGGCCATACCAAATATGAATGAATCTAGACCTTTGTTAGCCAGATATTCATAGATTAAGATCCTTTCCCCCGTCTCTGTGCAGCAACCAAGAAGCGTCACCAGATTTCTGTGCTGAAGTTTGGCAATACACGAAACTTCATTTTTAAACTCATCCAGTCCTTGATTTGAAT
It contains:
- the LOC141718952 gene encoding uncharacterized protein LOC141718952 isoform X5 yields the protein MELDQLFRNASAWRIDTRTCNHLTWVFSVKPSRCGKQHMVTCLIETRYLHNVVEEAKIEKGEGMELDQLFRCVENRHPDLQPFDMGILGEVFKMRETTYGDLSYAEKGTGRKMYDLNGDFVVNKKHVKREIRDKDKSMVHTRRHHQKDSGTRKDDGKTSQGHHHIDPDNLQKLPDKLKNLKVKKIGMLRKRN
- the LOC141718850 gene encoding uncharacterized protein LOC141718850 gives rise to the protein MKNTYDSGHRELSFAVGDWVWLRLQPYRQLTIARKKYHKLLPKYFGPFKITATIGPVAYKLELPAGSRIHDVFHVSLLKEYKGPPPEVVTNLPPVVDGKSLPTPHTVIRSKFNRGQRELLVHWTGCSSEDATWEPFEHFQAAYPLPRI
- the LOC141718952 gene encoding uncharacterized protein LOC141718952 isoform X1 is translated as MELDQLFRNASAWRIDTRTCNHLTWVFSVKPSRCGKQHMVTCLIETRYLHNVVEEAKIEKGEGMELDQLFRCVENRHPDLQPFDMGILGEVFKMRETTYGDLSYAEKGTGRKMYDLNGDFVVNKKHVKREIRDKDKSMVHTRRHHQKDSGTRKDDGKTSQGHHHIDPDNLQKLPDKRKFGVDDFSSVQRHQKTKVKLASAHGLHFSLAEELKGQENRHVKEKKLDSQVSSNLISIV
- the LOC141718952 gene encoding uncharacterized protein LOC141718952 isoform X2 translates to MELDQLFRNASAWRIDTRTCNHLTWVFSVKPSRCGKQHMVTCLIETRYLHNVVEEAKIEKGEGMELDQLFRCVENRHPDLQPFDMGILGEVFKMRETTYGDLSYAEKGTGRKMYDLNGDFVVNKKHVKREIRDKDKSMVHTRRHHQKDSGTRKDDGKTSQGHHHIDPDNLQKLPDKRKFGVDDFSSVQRHQKTKVKLASAHGLHFSLAEELKGQENRHVKEKKLDSQKASNL
- the LOC141718952 gene encoding uncharacterized protein LOC141718952 isoform X4, whose amino-acid sequence is MELDQLFRNASAWRIDTRTCNHLTWVFSVKPSRCGKQHMVTCLIETRYLHNVVEEAKIEKGEGMELDQLFRCVENRHPDLQPFDMGILGEVFKMRETTYGDLSYAEKGTGRKMYDLNGDFVVNKKHVKREIRDKDKSMVHTRRHHQKDSGTRKDDGKTSQGHHHIDPDNLQKLPDKLILHKFLNYYRGSLELMIFLVSRDTRRPS
- the LOC141718952 gene encoding uncharacterized protein LOC141718952 isoform X3, with protein sequence MELDQLFRNASAWRIDTRTCNHLTWVFSVKPSRCGKQHMVTCLIETRYLHNVVEEAKIEKGEGMELDQLFRCVENRHPDLQPFDMGILGEVFKMRETTYGDLSYAEKGTGRKMYDLNGDFVVNKKHVKREIRDKDKSMVHTRRHHQKDSGTRKDDGKTSQGHHHIDPDNLQKLPDKRKFGVDDFSSVQRHQKTKLKNLKVKKIGMLRKRN